The following are encoded together in the Zingiber officinale cultivar Zhangliang chromosome 8A, Zo_v1.1, whole genome shotgun sequence genome:
- the LOC122009469 gene encoding protein DETOXIFICATION 27-like, producing the protein METGVKRAPLLDHAVRVPEEKEVVGWVERSWIESKKLWRIVGPAIFGRVVIYSMNVISQAFAGHLGDLELASMSIANAVIVGFSFGLMLGMASALETLCGQAYGAKKYHMLGVYMQRSWIVLFLCAVLLLPIYLFATPLLLLLGQPPDLAKQAGAISIWSIPLHFCFAFYFPIVRFLQSQLKNNVTAVISFVSLLIHLFVTWICVVKLQFGLFGTAMTLNFSWWAGAIMLFIYIVAGGCPDTWNGFSMEAFVGLWDFLKLSSGSGIMMCLEIWYYRILILLTGNLSDAKIAVDALSICMNINGWELMIPLGFFSGTGVRVANELGAGNGKGAKFSTVVSTVTSSVIGLIICALIMWLHDIFALIFTSSPVVIQAADKLSLLLAFTVLLNSVQPVLSGVAVGAGWQGTVAFVNIGSYYLIGIPLGVIMGWAFDLGVQGIWGGMICGTAIQTLILVFLTIRCDWEKEALRASSRMADINE; encoded by the exons ATGGAGACCGGAGTCAAAAGGGCGCCGCTTTTGGACCACGCAGTTCGAGTACCGGAGGAGAAGGAGGTCGTCGGATGGGTGGAGAGGAGCTGGATCGAATCGAAGAAGCTGTGGCGGATTGTCGGGCCGGCCATCTTCGGCAGAGTCGTCATTTACAGCATGAACGTCATCTCACAGGCCTTCGCCGGCCACCTGGGTGACCTTGAGCTCGCTTCCATGTCCATCGCCAACGCCGTCATCGTCGGCTTCAGCTTCGGCTTGATg TTGGGCATGGCGAGCGCCCTGGAGACGCTCTGCGGCCAGGCCTACGGTGCGAAGAAGTACCACATGCTCGGCGTCTACATGCAGCGCTCCTGGATCGTGCTCTTCCTCTGCGCCGTCCTCCTCCTTCCCATATACTTATTCGCCACCCCGCTGCTGCTCCTCCTCGGGCAGCCGCCGGACCTGGCGAAGCAGGCCGGCGCGATATCCATCTGGTCCATCCCCCTCCACTTCTGCTTCGCCTTCTACTTTCCGATCGTCCGCTTCCTCCAGAGCCAGCTCAAGAACAACGTCACCGCCGTCATTTCCTTCGTCTccctcctcatccacctctttgTCACCTGGATCTGCGTCGTCAAGCTCCAGTTCGGCCTCTTCGGCACCGCGATGACTCTCAACTTCTCCTGGTGGGCCGGCGCCATCATGCTGTTCATCTACATCGTCGCCGGCGGGTGCCCGGATACGTGGAACGGCTTCTCCATGGAGGCATTCGTCGGCCTCTGGGACTTCCTGAAGCTCTCCTCCGGCTCCGGCATTATGATGTG CTTGGAGATTTGGTACTACAGAATACTGATCTTATTAACAGGAAACCTTAGCGACGCCAAGATTGCAGTGGACGCACTCTCCATCTG CATGAATATAAACGGATGGGAGTTGATGATTCCTTTGGGATTTTTCTCCGGAACAGG AGTGCGAGTGGCAAATGAGCTCGGAGCAGGCAACGGCAAAGGCGCGAAATTCTCGACCGTCGTATCGACGGTCACCTCGTCGGTGATCGGGCTCATCATCTGCGCCCTCATCATGTGGCTCCACGACATCTTTGCGCTCATCTTCACCTCGAGCCCGGTGGTGATCCAGGCGGCGGACAAGCTCTCCTTGCTCTTGGCGTTCACCGTTCTGCTCAACAGCGTCCAGCCAGTTCTCTCCG GAGTGGCAGTTGGGGCAGGGTGGCAAGGAACGGTGGCTTTTGTCAACATTGGCAGCTACTATTTAATTGGAATTCCTCTTGGAGTCATTATGGGCTGGGCCTTCGATCTTGGAGTTCAG GGTATTTGGGGAGGAATGATTTGTGGCACAGCAATTCAGACACTAATATTGGTTTTCCTTACCATCAGATGTGATTGGGAAAAAGAG GCTCTGAGAGCAAGTTCAAGGATGGCGGATATCAATGAGTAG
- the LOC122009468 gene encoding uncharacterized protein LOC122009468: protein MGDSPLKSEVTFYESLQKSIKDASFRHSDQIETNATRKGSAEQKLLGVEKNDENSLQIDVAAESAYEGGDEHDKIMSFKRDFSDLDLQALAEKDETNSYRLNQKLINEPDNKSEKDKGITPELVIQSGHVSDPGMGCTNAFWGSPILKRSCSNIETKRSSKHFMSPAKSHSYDDLKNLPGNFPEEQQKDILGSPTSVITSCSADKVMLKKRSSSQVLPSRSRKVWWKLFLWSHRNLHQNWSLEPHWSASINHKSNQKDGYCSDTVGPGGGTDLKNKKVVEESEIKFRNDVRPPNQWVAFSTESSSLDRVDAWVHSLDDSPLCPIEYEYNGDEIAPESATPPSFLDIGESSIKNNTRGGRNGLEDILQANNIIQSLPPFSSVVHIASMGLKVIPAISAFSCLRSVNLSGNFIVHISPGSLPKSLHMLDLSRNKIATIDGVRELTKLRVLNLSYNRLSRIGHGLSNCTMIKELYLAGNKISCVEGLHRLLKLAVLDLSFNKITTAKALGQLVANYHSLVALNLLGNPIQSNIGDDQIRKAVCGLLPHLAYLNKQPIKPVGAREVATDSVVKAALGNSSWSSRRRSTRRVGHSSSPLIKGTGEGRSFRGVMHPPRINKDKSKSRDQHFTYRK, encoded by the exons ATGGGAGATTCACCACTTAAGTCAGAAGTTACTTTCTATGAATCCCTCCAAAAATCTATCAAGGATGCATCTTTCAGACACTCTGATCAAATAGAAACCAATGCAACTAGAAAAGGTTCTGCTGAACAGAAATTGCTTGGGGTTGAAAAGAATGATGAGAACTCTCTCCAAATAGACGTGGCAGCTGAATCAGCTTATGAGGGAGGTGATGAACATGATAAGATCATGtcatttaaaagggatttttctGACCTTGATTTGCAGGCCCTGGCAGAAAAAGATGAGACCAATTCCTATCGTTTGAACCAAAAACTGATCAATGAACCTGACAACAAATCTGAGAAAGACAAGGGAATAACACCTGAATTAGTGATCCAGAGTGGGCATGTAAGTGATCCAGGGATGGGCTGCACTAACGCTTTTTGGGGATCTCCAATATTGAAGCGGTCATGCTCTAATATTGAGACGAAGAGATCTAGTAAACATTTTATGTCCCCAGCCAAGTCCCATTCATATGATGACCTCAAAAACTTGCCTGGAAATTTCCCTGAAGAACAACAAAAGGATATCCTCGGTAGCCCTACATCAGTAATAACTTCTTGCAGTGCTGATAAAGTAATGCTAAAGAAGAGATCTTCGAGCCAGGTACTTCCTTCAAGAAGTAGGAAGGTTTGGTGGAAGCTTTTCCTATGGAGCCACAGAAATCTTCATCAGAACTGGTCTCTGGAACCTCATTGGAGTGCTTCCATCAATCATAAATCCAACCAGAAGGATGGTTACTGCTCTGATACAGTGGGACCCGGTGGGGGGACTGATTTGAAGAACAAGAAAGTTGTGGAAGAGTCTGAGATTAAGTTTAGGAATGATGTACGGCCTCCAAACCAGTGGGTTGCTTTTTCAACAGAATCTTCTTCTTTAGATAGAGTGGACGCTTGGGTACATAGTCTTGATGATTCTCCATTATGCCCAATTGAGTATGAGTATAATGGAGATGAAATTGCACCTGAGTCTGCTACTCCCCCAAGTTTTCTAGACATTGGAGAATCATCCATAAAAAACAACACTCGAGGTGGTCGGAATGGACTGGAAGACATCTTGCAGGCCAACAACATTATACAATCCCTTCCTCCTTTTTCTTCAGTTGTTCACATAGCCAGCATGGGCTTAAAGGTCATACCCGCAATTTCAGCTTTTAGTTGCCTCCGGTCAGTCAATCTATCTGGCAACTTCATAG TTCACATTTCACCAGGATCTCTACCCAAGAGTCTTCATATGCTTGACTTGTCCAGGAACAAGATTGCTACAATTGATGGAGTTAGGGAACTGACAAAGCTTCGAGTTCTTAATCTCAGCTACAACAGACTCTCACGAATTGGTCATG GGCTGTCGAACTGCACCATGATCAAGGAGCTGTATCTCGCTGGAAACAAGATAAGTTGCGTGGAGGGTCTTCACAGGCTTCTGAAACTTGCTGTTCTGGACCTGAGCTTTAACAAGATAACAACGGCAAAGGCTTTGGGCCAACTAGTTGCCAACTATCACTCTCTAGTGGCCCTCAACCTACTCGGTAACCCGATTCAGAGCAACATCGGAGATGACCAGATCCGCAAGGCGGTCTGCGGCCTCCTCCCACACCTTGCTTATCTGAACAAGCAGCCCATCAAGCCAGTTGGAGCCAGGGAGGTAGCCACGGATAGCGTTGTAAAGGCGGCACTGGGAAACAGTAGCTGGAGTTCTCGTCGGAGGTCAACTAGACGAGTTGGTCATAGTTCAAGTCCTTTAATCAAGGGCACCGGCGAGGGTAGGAGCTTCCGAGGTGTCATGCATCCGCCACGGATCAACAAAGACAAATCAAAGAGCAGAGATCAACACTTCACTTATCGGAAATGA